The following proteins are co-located in the Acidimicrobiia bacterium genome:
- a CDS encoding GGDEF domain-containing protein, which translates to MTEATGSGRRSGEILSEPGTDDDTTERVDTESGQAARADARRDARDDAVTPVIDLVNELAADGAGLSLIYNALDDVVERCNLDDAALVVEEPGLGRQVFRAGRRPITDDDEALLTAPTGLYTEPEIGEAEFDPKLLVNLCILALRLEVLRYDAWHDPLTGLYDRRSFDRLLEMSTARAQRYGWPFTLVIVDVDHLKEINDNDGHSAGDAALRAVADRFRNVLRFGDNAARIGGDEFALILPDTTRDQVPALLERVSRGDDPTGVPSFSFGSAHCPTEAKDYDALFRLADERMYLAKGQPV; encoded by the coding sequence GTGACCGAGGCGACCGGGTCCGGACGTCGTTCCGGCGAGATCCTCTCGGAACCGGGGACGGACGATGACACCACGGAGCGCGTTGACACAGAGAGCGGTCAGGCCGCGCGCGCCGATGCGCGACGCGACGCCCGGGACGACGCCGTGACACCCGTCATCGACCTCGTCAACGAGCTGGCAGCCGACGGCGCGGGGCTCTCGCTCATCTACAACGCGCTCGACGACGTCGTCGAGCGATGCAATCTCGACGACGCCGCGCTCGTCGTGGAGGAGCCCGGGCTCGGCCGCCAGGTCTTCCGGGCCGGTCGCCGACCCATCACCGACGACGACGAAGCCCTGCTCACCGCACCCACGGGCCTCTACACCGAGCCCGAGATCGGCGAGGCCGAGTTCGACCCCAAGCTGCTCGTCAACCTGTGCATCCTCGCTCTCCGCCTGGAGGTCCTCCGCTACGACGCATGGCACGATCCGCTCACGGGCCTCTACGACCGACGGAGCTTCGACCGGCTGCTCGAGATGTCAACGGCCCGCGCTCAGCGCTACGGCTGGCCGTTCACGCTCGTGATCGTCGACGTCGACCACCTGAAGGAGATCAACGACAACGATGGCCACTCCGCCGGTGACGCTGCGCTCCGCGCGGTGGCCGACCGGTTCCGCAACGTGCTCCGGTTCGGTGACAACGCTGCACGTATCGGTGGCGACGAGTTCGCTCTCATCCTCCCCGACACGACGCGCGACCAGGTACCGGCCCTTCTCGAGCGCGTGTCACGTGGCGACGACCCCACCGGTGTACCGTCGTTCTCCTTCGGCTCGGCGCACTGCCCGACCGAGGCCAAGGACTACGACGCCCTCTTCCGCCTCGCCGACGAGCGGATGTACCTCGCCAAGGGACAGCCGGTATGA
- a CDS encoding multifunctional oxoglutarate decarboxylase/oxoglutarate dehydrogenase thiamine pyrophosphate-binding subunit/dihydrolipoyllysine-residue succinyltransferase subunit: MTPAGDLGPNAGVVEDLYRRYAENPDSVSEAWRDFFADYTPGPEPAPPVPERAAVEPAAPVPHSAVASEADVPESPEERREADTTTITGDDAAPLRGAAARVVENMEASLEVPTATSVRTVPAKLLEINRLILNNQLRRLGHAKVSFTHLIAYAVVQAVSRVPAMNSTYGLIDGKPGVSRNKHVNLGIAVDVEKRDGTRSLLVPNIAEAETLDFAGFVGSYEELIRRVRSGKLSPDDFIGTTISITNPGMIGTEHSVPRLMPDQALIVGVGSIAYPSEYEGADTSALARIGVSKTVTLTSTYDHRVIQGAQSGEFLRWVHELLLGAEGFYDGCFTSFGVPYEPARWKEDVSPPPDSVAAHEKSVHVQQLINMYRVRGHLIANLDPLGYTAARTHPELDPDHWGLTIWDLDREFATGGLAGRRAMLLRDILGVLRDAYARTIGVEYMHIQESDQKEWIQEHVEGESPDPSLDTKRRILDRLNAAEAFEAFLQRKFLGHKRFSLEGAESLIPMLDALLDSAADAGCPEVVMGMAHRGRLNVLANTLGKSYTQIFREFEGELDPDAPQGSGDVKYHLGTTGEHESAEGNSLTVRLASNPSHLEAVDPVVEGMARARRDELEAGHDDVVPVLIHGDAAFAGQGVVAETLNLSELPGYDVGGTVHIVVNNQLGFTTDPEHGRSSIYATDVAKMVQAPILHVNGDDPEACVRVVNLAFEFRQRFDKDVVVDMVCYRRYGHNETDEPAFTQPRMYERIDAHRSIRKLYTETLVNRGDITLDEAESALEAFSGILEGAFRELEAGIEATGGSDEAGTADHDDPVADDRPTAVDRERLDDIVTALTTWPDGFSPHDKLARLITKRREAFDADRVDWALAESLAFGSLVTDGIPVRLAGQDTRRGTFSQRHGVLVDKQTEEEYIPLAHISDFQAPMRLYDSLLSEYAALGFEYGYSVATSDSWVGWEAQFGDFANGGQITIDQFIAAAEDKWDQRSSLTLLLPHGYEGQGPEHSSARLERFLILAADGNMRIAYPTTAAQYFHVLRRQACSGRRTPLVCITPKRYLRMPGTISPVEDLTSGGFREVLDDDGAPTEVSRVLLCTGKIAHELREERDERSAPVAVVRLEQLYPFPTEQLLATLGKYRGSVELRWVQEEPENMGAWGFVRGRMIDRMGAGTDVAVVARPPSGSPATGSARVHELEQQAVIDAALA, translated from the coding sequence ATGACCCCGGCCGGCGACCTGGGGCCCAACGCGGGGGTCGTGGAGGATCTCTACCGCCGCTATGCGGAGAATCCCGACTCGGTCTCGGAGGCGTGGCGCGACTTCTTTGCCGACTACACACCCGGGCCCGAGCCGGCGCCACCCGTCCCGGAACGCGCAGCGGTCGAGCCCGCCGCTCCCGTTCCCCACTCGGCGGTCGCGAGCGAGGCCGATGTACCCGAGTCGCCCGAGGAACGTCGCGAGGCCGACACGACCACGATCACGGGCGACGACGCCGCTCCTCTCCGCGGAGCCGCCGCACGTGTCGTGGAGAACATGGAGGCCAGCCTGGAGGTCCCGACCGCCACATCGGTGCGAACGGTCCCCGCCAAGCTCCTCGAGATCAACCGGCTGATCCTCAACAACCAGCTGCGCCGGTTGGGTCACGCGAAGGTGTCGTTCACCCACCTCATCGCGTACGCAGTCGTGCAGGCCGTGTCCCGCGTCCCGGCGATGAACTCCACCTACGGCCTCATCGACGGCAAGCCGGGGGTGTCGCGCAACAAGCACGTGAACCTCGGGATCGCCGTCGATGTCGAGAAACGCGACGGAACGCGGTCGCTGCTCGTGCCCAACATCGCCGAGGCGGAGACGCTCGACTTCGCCGGTTTCGTGGGCTCCTACGAGGAGCTGATCCGGCGGGTGCGGTCGGGGAAGCTCTCCCCCGACGATTTCATCGGGACGACGATCAGCATCACGAACCCCGGGATGATCGGCACGGAACACTCCGTCCCGCGGCTCATGCCCGACCAGGCCCTGATCGTCGGCGTCGGGTCGATCGCGTACCCGAGTGAGTACGAGGGGGCCGACACCTCGGCCCTCGCGCGCATCGGTGTGTCCAAGACGGTCACGCTCACGAGCACGTACGACCACCGAGTGATCCAGGGCGCGCAGAGCGGTGAGTTCCTCCGGTGGGTGCACGAGCTGCTGCTGGGGGCCGAAGGCTTCTACGACGGCTGCTTCACCAGTTTCGGTGTTCCTTACGAGCCGGCGCGTTGGAAAGAGGATGTCAGCCCTCCGCCCGACTCCGTCGCCGCCCACGAGAAGTCGGTGCACGTCCAGCAGCTCATCAACATGTACCGGGTCCGCGGCCACCTGATCGCCAACCTCGACCCGCTCGGCTACACCGCCGCCCGCACCCATCCCGAGCTCGATCCCGATCACTGGGGCCTCACGATCTGGGACCTCGACCGTGAGTTCGCCACCGGCGGCCTGGCGGGGCGTCGGGCCATGCTGTTGCGCGACATCCTCGGCGTGCTGCGCGACGCCTACGCGCGCACCATCGGCGTCGAGTACATGCACATCCAGGAGTCCGACCAGAAGGAGTGGATCCAGGAGCACGTGGAGGGCGAGTCACCGGACCCGTCACTCGACACGAAACGCCGGATCCTCGACCGCCTCAACGCGGCAGAGGCCTTCGAGGCCTTCCTCCAGCGGAAGTTCCTCGGGCACAAACGCTTCAGCCTCGAAGGTGCCGAGTCGCTGATCCCGATGCTCGACGCGCTCCTCGACAGCGCCGCCGACGCCGGGTGTCCCGAGGTCGTGATGGGCATGGCCCACCGCGGTCGCCTCAACGTGCTGGCCAACACGCTCGGGAAGTCGTACACGCAGATCTTCCGCGAGTTCGAGGGTGAGCTCGATCCCGACGCGCCACAGGGATCCGGCGACGTGAAGTACCACCTCGGCACCACCGGGGAGCACGAGAGCGCCGAGGGGAACAGCCTGACGGTGCGGCTCGCCTCGAACCCGAGCCATCTGGAGGCGGTCGACCCGGTCGTGGAGGGAATGGCACGTGCCCGCCGCGACGAGCTCGAGGCCGGCCACGACGACGTCGTCCCGGTGCTGATCCACGGCGATGCCGCCTTCGCCGGTCAGGGCGTCGTTGCCGAGACGCTCAACCTCTCGGAGCTCCCCGGCTACGACGTGGGTGGAACGGTCCACATCGTCGTCAACAACCAGCTCGGTTTCACGACCGATCCCGAGCACGGTCGCTCCAGCATCTACGCCACCGACGTGGCGAAGATGGTGCAGGCACCCATCCTCCACGTGAACGGCGACGATCCCGAGGCGTGTGTCCGGGTGGTGAATCTGGCCTTCGAGTTCCGCCAGCGCTTCGACAAGGACGTCGTGGTCGACATGGTGTGCTACCGGCGCTACGGCCACAACGAGACCGACGAGCCCGCCTTCACCCAACCCCGGATGTACGAGCGCATCGACGCCCACCGCTCCATCCGCAAGCTCTACACCGAGACACTCGTCAACCGGGGTGACATCACGCTCGACGAGGCGGAGTCCGCCCTCGAGGCGTTCAGCGGGATCCTGGAGGGGGCCTTCCGGGAGCTCGAAGCCGGCATCGAGGCGACGGGCGGCAGCGACGAGGCGGGAACCGCCGACCACGACGATCCCGTCGCCGACGACCGACCCACCGCCGTCGACCGTGAGCGCCTCGACGACATCGTCACGGCCCTCACAACATGGCCCGACGGCTTCTCACCGCACGACAAGCTCGCCCGGCTGATCACGAAACGCCGCGAGGCCTTCGACGCCGACAGGGTCGACTGGGCTCTCGCCGAGTCGCTCGCGTTCGGCTCCCTCGTCACCGACGGGATCCCGGTGCGCCTTGCAGGTCAGGACACCCGCCGCGGGACGTTCTCGCAGCGCCACGGAGTCCTCGTCGACAAGCAGACCGAGGAGGAGTACATCCCCCTCGCCCACATCAGCGATTTCCAGGCCCCCATGCGTCTCTACGACTCCCTGCTGTCGGAGTACGCCGCGCTCGGCTTCGAGTACGGCTACTCGGTCGCCACGAGCGACAGCTGGGTCGGGTGGGAGGCCCAGTTCGGCGACTTCGCCAACGGCGGTCAGATCACGATCGACCAGTTCATCGCCGCCGCCGAGGACAAGTGGGACCAGCGCAGCTCCCTCACGTTGCTGCTCCCCCACGGCTACGAGGGACAGGGCCCGGAGCACTCGAGCGCCCGCCTCGAGCGCTTCCTCATCCTCGCCGCCGACGGCAACATGCGAATCGCCTACCCCACCACGGCTGCTCAGTACTTCCATGTTCTCCGGCGCCAGGCGTGCTCGGGACGTCGGACGCCGCTCGTGTGCATCACCCCGAAGCGGTATCTGCGGATGCCGGGAACCATCTCGCCGGTCGAAGATCTCACGTCGGGTGGGTTCCGGGAGGTCCTCGACGACGACGGCGCTCCCACGGAGGTTTCGCGGGTACTGCTGTGCACGGGGAAGATCGCCCACGAGCTGCGTGAGGAGCGCGACGAGCGGTCGGCACCGGTGGCCGTCGTGCGGCTGGAACAGCTCTATCCGTTCCCCACCGAGCAGCTCCTGGCGACGCTCGGGAAGTACCGAGGTTCCGTGGAGCTGCGCTGGGTGCAAGAGGAGCCCGAGAACATGGGGGCGTGGGGCTTCGTGCGCGGTCGCATGATCGACCGGATGGGCGCGGGAACCGACGTCGCGGTCGTTGCGCGGCCCCCGAGCGGGAGTCCGGCCACGGGCTCGGCGCGCGTGCACGAACTCGAGCAGCAGGCCGTCATCGACGCCGCGCTCGCCTGA
- a CDS encoding 3-deoxy-7-phosphoheptulonate synthase class II encodes MSTTTGTGGATGWSPASWQDRPAAQQPDWPDARELAAVLEELRSQPPLVFAGESETLTTLLGEVSEGRGFLLHAGDCAESFDAFSADAIRDKLKVILQMAVALGYSTGVPTVKVGRIAGQFAKPRSSPTETRDDLELPSFRGDMVNGAAFEADARRPDPQRLLRGYHQSAATLNLVRAFTKGGFAALSRVHSWNLEFVSSSPEGRRYEALAREIDRAVNFMAACGIVLDDELQLHQVDFYTSHEALLLGYEEALTRRDSLTGSWFDCSAHLVWIGERTRQLDGAHVEFLSGVQNPVGVKLGPTTGVDDVLGLCERLNPTRRPGRLTLVSRMGAGRVREVLPPLLAAVRDAGHPVVWACDPMHGNTFSHEAGMKTRRFDDIMDELRSFFEMCGDAGVWPGGVHVELTGENVTECLGGSQEVLDGQLGERYETQCDPRLNARQSLDLAFQVAELLRR; translated from the coding sequence GTGAGCACGACGACGGGAACCGGCGGGGCCACGGGATGGTCGCCCGCGAGCTGGCAGGACCGGCCGGCTGCCCAGCAGCCCGACTGGCCCGACGCCCGTGAGCTCGCCGCCGTACTCGAGGAGCTCCGGAGCCAACCCCCTCTCGTGTTCGCCGGCGAGTCGGAGACCCTCACCACCCTCCTCGGTGAGGTCTCCGAGGGCCGCGGCTTCCTCCTCCATGCCGGCGACTGCGCGGAGTCCTTCGACGCCTTCTCCGCCGACGCCATCCGCGACAAGCTGAAGGTGATCCTCCAGATGGCGGTGGCCCTGGGCTACAGCACCGGCGTTCCCACCGTGAAGGTCGGTCGGATCGCCGGTCAGTTCGCCAAGCCCCGCTCGTCGCCGACCGAGACCCGCGACGACCTCGAGCTGCCGTCCTTCCGTGGCGACATGGTGAACGGTGCGGCGTTCGAGGCCGACGCCCGCCGCCCCGACCCGCAGCGCCTGCTTCGCGGCTACCACCAGTCGGCCGCCACGCTCAACCTCGTGCGGGCGTTCACCAAGGGAGGCTTCGCCGCCCTGTCGCGGGTGCACTCCTGGAACCTCGAGTTCGTGTCGTCGAGCCCGGAGGGCCGGCGCTACGAGGCCCTGGCGAGAGAGATCGACCGCGCCGTCAACTTCATGGCGGCGTGTGGCATCGTCCTCGACGACGAGCTCCAGCTCCACCAGGTCGACTTCTACACGTCGCACGAGGCCCTGCTGCTCGGCTACGAGGAGGCCCTCACCCGCCGTGACTCACTCACGGGATCGTGGTTCGACTGCTCGGCGCACCTCGTGTGGATCGGTGAGCGCACCCGGCAGCTCGACGGAGCCCACGTGGAGTTCCTCTCGGGCGTGCAGAACCCCGTCGGCGTCAAGCTCGGCCCCACAACGGGTGTCGACGACGTCCTGGGGCTGTGCGAGCGCCTCAACCCGACCCGTCGGCCCGGGCGCCTGACCCTCGTGAGCCGGATGGGTGCGGGCAGGGTGCGTGAGGTGCTCCCGCCTCTCCTCGCGGCCGTGCGCGACGCGGGGCATCCCGTCGTGTGGGCCTGCGACCCCATGCACGGCAACACCTTCAGTCACGAGGCCGGGATGAAGACGCGCCGCTTCGACGACATCATGGACGAGCTGCGGTCCTTCTTCGAGATGTGCGGTGACGCGGGCGTGTGGCCGGGTGGCGTGCACGTGGAGCTCACGGGCGAGAACGTCACCGAGTGCCTCGGAGGATCCCAGGAGGTGCTCGACGGTCAGCTCGGCGAGCGCTACGAGACGCAGTGCGACCCGCGGCTCAACGCCCGGCAGTCCCTCGACCTGGCGTTCCAGGTCGCCGAGCTCCTCCGCCGATGA
- a CDS encoding 4-hydroxy-tetrahydrodipicolinate synthase yields the protein MPSDLDLRGIYVPLVTPFTADGGVAADSIDALCHHYLDAGATGIVALGTTGESPALDAAERAVVTDTCAAVCSQRGAQLIVGAGTNNTATTVASVAALEGTPALSAALVVVPYYVRPAQSALVEHFRAAAEASPVPLVLYNIPSRTGRNLDPEAMLEVAALPNVAGVKQATSGLDLDTLRVLAGRPDNFHVLGGEDPFLFPIVLMGGSGAICASAHLCTERFVAMIECGLAGKVDDGRAHAEALLPVVRAGFAEPNPSVFKGVLHRQGLIPTPDLRMPLAPASDVAVEAALAAVEAAT from the coding sequence ATGCCGAGCGACCTCGACCTCCGCGGTATCTACGTTCCGCTCGTCACACCGTTCACCGCCGACGGCGGCGTCGCAGCCGACTCCATCGACGCACTCTGCCACCACTATCTCGATGCCGGTGCCACCGGGATCGTGGCACTCGGTACGACCGGGGAGTCGCCGGCGCTCGACGCCGCTGAGCGGGCTGTCGTCACCGACACCTGTGCCGCTGTGTGCAGCCAGCGCGGAGCGCAGCTCATCGTCGGCGCCGGGACCAACAACACCGCCACGACCGTCGCGTCGGTGGCGGCGCTCGAGGGCACGCCGGCGCTGTCGGCCGCGCTGGTGGTCGTGCCCTACTACGTGCGCCCGGCGCAGAGCGCACTCGTCGAACACTTCCGGGCGGCCGCCGAGGCCAGTCCGGTTCCGCTCGTCCTCTACAACATCCCGTCCCGAACCGGCCGCAACCTCGATCCCGAGGCCATGCTCGAGGTGGCCGCCCTGCCGAACGTGGCGGGTGTCAAGCAGGCGACATCGGGCCTCGACCTCGACACGCTCCGGGTGCTCGCCGGGCGTCCCGACAACTTCCACGTGCTGGGCGGAGAAGACCCGTTCCTGTTCCCGATCGTCCTCATGGGGGGCAGCGGCGCCATCTGCGCGTCGGCGCACCTCTGCACCGAGCGCTTCGTGGCGATGATCGAGTGCGGGCTGGCCGGGAAGGTCGACGACGGGCGTGCCCACGCCGAGGCGTTACTTCCGGTGGTGCGCGCGGGCTTCGCCGAGCCCAACCCGTCGGTCTTCAAGGGTGTCCTGCACCGTCAGGGGCTGATCCCCACGCCGGATCTACGCATGCCGCTCGCACCGGCATCGGACGTGGCGGTCGAGGCGGCGCTCGCGGCCGTCGAGGCCGCAACGTGA
- a CDS encoding proteasome activator, whose product MTPIVLEDGDAASAERPDTGSDEPAGEQVTSPTKLIRIASMVRTMLEEVRQAPLDEEGRRRLREIYERTMSELRDVLSDDLRDELDEMVLPFSADAPTESELRLAQAQLVGWLEGLFHGIQATLFQQQAAATAQFEEMRRRAALEAGGPDVGGPGAGQYL is encoded by the coding sequence GTGACGCCAATCGTGCTCGAGGACGGTGACGCTGCCTCGGCCGAAAGGCCCGACACGGGAAGCGACGAACCGGCGGGCGAGCAGGTCACGAGCCCGACGAAGCTGATCCGGATCGCCTCGATGGTGCGGACCATGCTCGAGGAGGTCCGCCAGGCGCCGCTCGACGAGGAGGGGCGGCGGCGGCTCCGCGAGATCTACGAGCGCACGATGTCGGAGCTGCGCGACGTCCTCTCCGACGACCTGCGCGACGAGCTCGACGAGATGGTTCTCCCGTTCTCGGCCGACGCCCCGACCGAGTCGGAGCTCCGCCTGGCCCAGGCACAACTCGTGGGGTGGCTCGAGGGGCTGTTCCACGGCATCCAGGCCACGCTGTTCCAACAGCAGGCCGCCGCCACGGCGCAGTTCGAGGAGATGCGCCGGCGCGCCGCGCTCGAAGCGGGTGGTCCCGACGTGGGCGGTCCGGGAGCGGGTCAGTACCTGTGA
- a CDS encoding uracil-DNA glycosylase, whose amino-acid sequence MPTPSGAKDLAVLHDEVVACRRCPRLVEWREHVAANPRASFRDEVYWGRAVPGFGDPDAAIMLVGLAPAAHGANRTGRMFTGDRSGDWLYAALHRAGLANRPTATARDDGLALLDTYVTAAVHCAPPGNKPTTEERDRCAPYLSRELDIFEPRVIVVLGGFGYQALWRVLAERGSPLPKPRPSFGHGVEMSLDMFGGATTTVLCSYHPSQQNTFTGRLTEAMLDDVFTRACELSGS is encoded by the coding sequence GTGCCAACACCGAGTGGGGCAAAGGATCTGGCTGTTCTCCACGACGAGGTCGTGGCCTGCCGCCGGTGTCCGCGGCTCGTCGAGTGGCGCGAGCATGTCGCGGCCAACCCGCGGGCCTCGTTTCGTGACGAGGTCTACTGGGGCCGTGCGGTGCCGGGTTTCGGCGATCCCGACGCCGCCATCATGCTCGTGGGCCTGGCCCCGGCGGCTCACGGCGCCAACCGCACGGGGCGGATGTTCACCGGAGACCGCTCCGGCGACTGGCTCTACGCGGCACTGCACCGCGCCGGGCTCGCCAACCGGCCCACGGCGACCGCCCGTGACGACGGCCTCGCGCTCCTCGACACCTACGTGACCGCAGCGGTCCACTGCGCACCGCCCGGCAACAAGCCGACAACCGAAGAGAGAGACCGCTGTGCGCCGTACTTGAGCCGTGAGCTCGACATCTTCGAGCCACGGGTCATCGTCGTCCTCGGTGGGTTCGGCTACCAGGCCCTGTGGCGCGTCCTCGCGGAGCGGGGCTCGCCGCTCCCGAAGCCGCGCCCATCGTTCGGCCACGGCGTCGAGATGTCCCTCGACATGTTCGGCGGCGCGACGACGACGGTTCTGTGCTCGTACCACCCGAGCCAGCAGAACACCTTCACCGGGCGGCTCACCGAGGCGATGCTCGACGACGTCTTCACCCGGGCCTGCGAGCTCTCGGGATCCTAG
- a CDS encoding SDR family oxidoreductase: MGEPPEPILHGRVALVTGAGSGIGAATARRLARAGASVCAVDLDTGAADAIARDVGGLALHADVGESAEVTAAFAACQEHFGGVDIVHLNAGVVTGHGEVDTLPDDIYRRAVRVNVDGVVFGMREAIPALTRRGGGAVVATASLAGIIPFALDPVYALTKHAVVGFVRSVAPLVESAGITVNTVNPGIVDTPMTAPIREPLLADEFPLLSAEEIADAVVTLATSGRTGECWVCQPGRDPEPYRFHDVPGPRTSGGEGRRPPGLDEGELSLD, from the coding sequence ATGGGCGAACCACCGGAGCCGATACTGCACGGACGCGTCGCCCTCGTCACCGGTGCAGGGTCCGGTATCGGGGCGGCCACTGCGCGGCGTCTCGCCCGGGCCGGTGCTTCGGTGTGCGCCGTCGACCTCGACACCGGCGCCGCCGACGCGATCGCCCGGGATGTGGGCGGCCTCGCGCTGCACGCCGACGTCGGAGAGTCCGCCGAGGTGACGGCCGCCTTTGCCGCGTGTCAGGAGCACTTCGGCGGTGTCGACATCGTGCACCTGAACGCCGGTGTGGTCACCGGGCACGGTGAGGTGGACACGCTTCCCGACGACATCTACCGGCGGGCGGTCCGAGTCAACGTCGACGGCGTGGTCTTCGGGATGCGAGAGGCCATTCCCGCGCTGACCCGGCGTGGCGGTGGGGCGGTCGTCGCCACAGCATCGCTGGCGGGCATCATCCCGTTCGCCCTGGACCCCGTCTACGCGCTCACCAAGCACGCGGTCGTGGGTTTCGTACGCAGCGTCGCACCACTCGTCGAGTCTGCCGGGATCACCGTGAACACCGTCAATCCGGGCATCGTCGACACGCCGATGACCGCGCCGATTCGGGAGCCCCTCCTGGCCGACGAGTTCCCCCTGCTCTCCGCCGAGGAGATCGCCGACGCCGTGGTCACCCTCGCGACGAGCGGGCGTACCGGCGAGTGCTGGGTGTGCCAGCCAGGGCGCGACCCCGAGCCCTACCGGTTCCACGACGTCCCCGGCCCGCGGACCTCGGGCGGCGAGGGTCGGAGGCCTCCGGGCCTCGACGAGGGCGAACTCTCACTGGACTGA
- a CDS encoding sulfite exporter TauE/SafE family protein — MDGDELRILATLVVGVATGVVSAMFGVGGGVVAKPAIRALGASPIETVGSTLPAVIPSAIAGTLRYSREGLVNWGVVARIGTVGAVFAVLGAVAAEAVPGDGGILMVAVSCVITYSAARIVFGGNGPDTDALPVSEIVDVADVSDVAAESAPSGEGPGTATVAVSAGQALAVGVAAGLINGLLGLGGGVVIVPALAGWLRLPIKITVATSLACVGLISIPGTITHAVLGNINWLYALPLAIGVIPGARIGAHLAIAARERVLRLTVGSVLGAIAIATGIVETVSLL; from the coding sequence GTGGACGGCGACGAGCTCAGGATTCTCGCCACCCTGGTCGTCGGAGTCGCCACAGGTGTCGTGTCGGCGATGTTCGGCGTCGGCGGAGGTGTCGTCGCCAAACCTGCGATCCGCGCGCTGGGTGCGTCCCCGATCGAAACGGTGGGCTCGACACTGCCCGCCGTGATCCCGTCGGCGATCGCCGGGACACTGCGATACAGCCGTGAGGGCCTCGTCAACTGGGGGGTCGTGGCGCGGATCGGAACCGTCGGGGCCGTCTTCGCCGTCCTGGGTGCCGTCGCCGCCGAGGCCGTTCCGGGCGACGGCGGGATCCTCATGGTGGCCGTGTCGTGTGTCATCACCTACTCCGCCGCACGGATCGTCTTCGGCGGGAACGGGCCCGACACCGACGCCCTGCCCGTGTCCGAGATCGTCGACGTTGCCGACGTGTCCGACGTGGCGGCCGAGAGCGCTCCTTCGGGCGAAGGTCCGGGCACGGCCACCGTCGCAGTGTCGGCCGGTCAGGCACTCGCGGTCGGCGTGGCGGCAGGCCTCATCAACGGCCTGCTCGGACTCGGCGGTGGTGTGGTGATCGTTCCCGCGCTCGCCGGATGGCTCCGGCTCCCGATCAAGATCACGGTGGCGACGTCGCTGGCCTGCGTGGGCCTCATATCAATTCCCGGAACCATCACCCACGCCGTGCTCGGCAACATCAACTGGCTGTACGCGCTTCCTCTCGCCATCGGCGTTATCCCTGGTGCACGCATCGGCGCGCATCTTGCCATCGCGGCGCGGGAACGGGTGCTGCGGCTCACCGTCGGAAGCGTGCTGGGCGCCATTGCCATCGCCACTGGGATCGTCGAGACGGTGTCGCTTCTCTAG